The following are encoded in a window of Amycolatopsis lexingtonensis genomic DNA:
- a CDS encoding DNA polymerase domain-containing protein, with amino-acid sequence MSEAVLLDVDGVEVKISSPDKVYFPERGETKLDLVEYYRAISGPLLSRLGGRPLLLERYPDGAGGKNWFQKRVPKGAPPWLSTTVVSTPNGTTSDALVAKDLAHILWAVNLGCLGFHVWPYRADTPEVTDELRVDLDPSPGIGFDELREAAVLTREFLAEHGIEGHLKTSGSRGLHLYVLLEPRWDSFQVRAAAVALARALERRHSAKITAQWWKEERGSRVFVDFNQNAPHKTVFGTWCVRPRVGGQVSTPIGWDELDTVEPDTLTLSTVPARVAERGDPWAGAGERPQSIEPLLAMSEADLANGLMDAPWPPVYPKMPNEPPRVAPSRAKKA; translated from the coding sequence ATGAGCGAGGCCGTGCTGCTCGACGTCGACGGCGTCGAGGTCAAGATCAGCAGCCCGGACAAGGTGTACTTCCCGGAGCGCGGCGAGACGAAGCTCGACCTCGTCGAGTACTACCGCGCGATCTCGGGACCGCTGCTGTCCCGGCTCGGCGGGCGCCCGCTGCTGCTGGAGCGCTACCCCGACGGCGCGGGCGGCAAGAACTGGTTCCAGAAGCGCGTGCCGAAGGGCGCGCCGCCGTGGCTGAGCACCACCGTCGTCTCGACGCCGAACGGCACGACGAGCGACGCGCTGGTGGCGAAGGATCTCGCGCACATCCTGTGGGCGGTGAACCTCGGCTGCCTCGGCTTCCACGTGTGGCCCTACCGCGCGGACACGCCCGAGGTCACCGACGAGCTGCGCGTCGACCTCGACCCGTCACCCGGGATCGGCTTCGACGAGCTGCGCGAGGCCGCGGTGCTGACCCGGGAGTTCCTGGCCGAGCACGGCATCGAAGGCCACCTGAAGACGTCCGGTTCGCGGGGCCTGCACCTGTACGTGCTGCTCGAACCGCGCTGGGACAGCTTCCAGGTCCGGGCCGCGGCGGTCGCGCTGGCGCGGGCGCTCGAACGCCGTCACTCGGCGAAGATCACCGCGCAGTGGTGGAAGGAGGAACGCGGCTCGCGCGTGTTCGTCGACTTCAACCAGAACGCCCCGCACAAGACCGTGTTCGGCACCTGGTGCGTGCGGCCGCGGGTGGGCGGCCAGGTGTCCACGCCGATCGGCTGGGACGAACTGGACACGGTGGAGCCGGACACACTCACCCTGAGCACGGTTCCCGCGCGAGTGGCCGAACGCGGCGACCCGTGGGCCGGCGCGGGGGAGCGGCCGCAGTCGATCGAGCCGCTGCTGGCGATGTCCGAAGCGGACCTGGCGAACGGCCTGATGGACGCGCCGTGGCCGCCGGTCTACCCGAAGATGCCCAACGAGCCGCCGCGGGTGGCGCCGAGCCGCGCGAAGAAGGCGTGA
- a CDS encoding TetR/AcrR family transcriptional regulator, with product MDTRERLIESTRTLLWERGYVGTSPKTIQRLAGAGQGSMYHHFSGKEELARAAIDRTAEELRAAAEAQLSGPGTALERITAYLRRERDVLRGCPVGRLTQDPDVMAAPVLREPVEETFSWLRTRLAEVVAEDGGGLDPAATAAAIVATLQGGYVLARAADRTEPFEQAIEGILALLKTR from the coding sequence GTGGACACGAGGGAACGCCTCATCGAGAGCACCCGCACGTTGTTGTGGGAGCGCGGGTACGTCGGGACCAGCCCGAAGACCATCCAGCGGCTCGCCGGCGCCGGCCAGGGCAGCATGTACCACCACTTCTCCGGCAAGGAGGAGCTGGCGCGCGCGGCGATCGACCGCACCGCCGAGGAGCTGCGGGCCGCCGCCGAAGCGCAGCTGTCCGGGCCCGGCACCGCGCTCGAGCGCATCACGGCCTACCTCCGCCGTGAGCGCGACGTCCTGCGGGGCTGCCCGGTCGGGCGGCTGACGCAGGACCCGGACGTCATGGCCGCGCCGGTGCTCCGCGAGCCGGTCGAAGAGACGTTCTCCTGGCTGCGCACGCGCCTCGCCGAAGTCGTCGCGGAGGACGGCGGCGGGCTCGACCCGGCGGCGACTGCGGCCGCCATCGTCGCGACGCTGCAGGGCGGCTACGTCCTCGCCAGGGCCGCGGACCGCACCGAGCCGTTCGAGCAGGCGATCGAGGGCATCCTCGCGCTGCTGAAGACCCGCTGA
- a CDS encoding ATP-dependent DNA ligase, with product MDLPVMPPVRPMLAKAVHEVPRDPGLLYEPKWDGFRCVVFRDGDEIELGSRNDRPLTRYFPELVELLAAALPPRCVVDGEIVLVTPAGLDFEALQLRLHPAASRVRKLAEETPASFIAFDLLALGDTDLTEAPFRERREQLESILRADAEGLQRVHLTPLSDDPAQAEDWFTRFEGAGFDGVMAKPADLPYEQDKRVMLKVKHERTADCVVTGFRWHKDGAGIGSLLLGLFDGEGVLHHVGVASSFTKARRAELVDELAPLRENALENHPWRSWAEYQPEPGRQPGAMSRWAPQKDLSWEPLRPEWVAEVRYEHLQGGRFRHGGRLVRFRPDRTPESCTYAQLDEAPPAELAKLFGEAR from the coding sequence GTGGACTTGCCCGTGATGCCGCCGGTGCGGCCGATGCTCGCGAAAGCCGTGCACGAGGTGCCTCGTGACCCGGGGCTGCTCTACGAGCCCAAGTGGGACGGCTTCCGCTGCGTCGTGTTCCGCGACGGCGACGAGATCGAGCTGGGTTCGCGCAACGACCGCCCGCTGACCCGCTACTTCCCGGAGCTGGTCGAGCTGCTGGCCGCCGCGCTGCCGCCCCGCTGCGTCGTGGACGGCGAGATCGTGCTGGTCACGCCCGCGGGGCTCGACTTCGAGGCGCTGCAGCTGCGGCTGCACCCGGCGGCCTCGCGCGTGCGCAAGCTGGCCGAGGAGACGCCGGCCAGCTTCATCGCGTTCGACCTGCTCGCCCTCGGCGACACCGACCTCACCGAGGCGCCCTTCCGGGAGCGGCGCGAACAGCTGGAAAGCATCCTCCGCGCCGACGCCGAAGGCCTCCAGCGCGTCCACCTGACCCCGCTCAGCGACGACCCGGCGCAGGCCGAGGACTGGTTCACCCGGTTCGAGGGCGCGGGCTTCGACGGTGTCATGGCGAAGCCCGCGGACCTGCCGTACGAGCAGGACAAGCGGGTGATGCTGAAGGTCAAGCACGAGCGCACGGCCGACTGCGTCGTGACCGGCTTCCGCTGGCACAAGGACGGCGCGGGCATCGGTTCGCTGCTGCTCGGGCTGTTCGACGGCGAGGGCGTGCTGCACCACGTCGGCGTGGCCAGCAGCTTCACCAAGGCGCGGCGGGCCGAGCTGGTCGACGAGCTGGCGCCGCTGCGCGAGAACGCGCTCGAGAACCACCCGTGGCGGTCGTGGGCGGAGTACCAGCCCGAGCCCGGCAGGCAACCGGGCGCGATGAGCCGCTGGGCACCGCAGAAGGACCTCTCCTGGGAGCCGCTGCGGCCCGAGTGGGTGGCGGAGGTCCGCTACGAGCACCTGCAGGGCGGCCGGTTCCGCCACGGCGGGCGGCTGGTCCGGTTCCGGCCCGACCGCACCCCGGAGTCCTGCACGTACGCCCAGCTCGACGAGGCGCCGCCCGCCGAGCTCGCCAAGCTGTTCGGGGAGGCGCGATGA
- a CDS encoding nitric oxide synthase oxygenase, with the protein MTAPLPLYPQRVSGEQSVNSAEAEEFLDRMFAEGAAEEGDRFENRLAEVRAEIAETGTYRHTAAELAYGARTAWRNSARCIGRLYWRSLRIRDRRRVTDPAAIAGECVAHLRQATRGGRIRPTVTVFAPDTPGTPGPRIHNEQLIRYAGYRLDDGSVLGDPRYTGFTERVRRLGWRPPERRGSFDVLPLLVEARPGEPRLFTLPADAVLEVPLTHPDHRWFAGLGLRWHAVPAISDMPLEIGGVTYPAAPFNGWYLGTEIGARNLADEQRYDLLPVVAELMGLPTSCERTLWRDRALVELTLAVQHSFDAASVTIADHHTESRRFLAHLEREERAGRRCPADWSWIVPPVSGGQTAVFHRYYDEPDPALRPAFLPPAATGG; encoded by the coding sequence GTGACGGCACCGCTGCCGCTTTACCCTCAGCGCGTCTCGGGGGAACAGAGCGTCAATTCCGCGGAAGCGGAAGAATTCCTGGACCGGATGTTCGCGGAGGGCGCCGCCGAAGAAGGCGACCGGTTCGAGAACCGGCTCGCCGAAGTCCGGGCGGAAATCGCCGAAACGGGAACCTACCGCCACACCGCGGCCGAGCTGGCGTACGGCGCGCGCACCGCGTGGCGCAACTCGGCCCGCTGCATCGGCAGGCTGTACTGGCGCAGTCTCCGGATCCGCGACCGGCGGCGGGTCACCGACCCCGCGGCGATCGCCGGCGAATGCGTCGCCCACCTGCGCCAGGCCACCCGCGGCGGGCGCATCCGGCCGACGGTCACCGTCTTCGCGCCCGACACGCCGGGCACGCCGGGGCCGCGCATCCACAACGAGCAGCTGATCCGCTACGCCGGCTACCGCCTCGACGACGGCTCGGTCCTCGGCGACCCCCGGTACACCGGGTTCACCGAACGGGTGCGAAGACTCGGCTGGCGCCCGCCGGAGCGCAGAGGCTCCTTCGACGTCCTCCCGCTGCTGGTCGAGGCGCGCCCCGGGGAGCCGCGGCTGTTCACGCTGCCCGCGGACGCCGTGCTGGAGGTCCCGCTCACCCACCCCGACCACCGCTGGTTCGCCGGTCTCGGCCTGCGCTGGCACGCCGTGCCCGCGATCAGCGACATGCCGCTGGAGATCGGCGGGGTCACCTACCCCGCGGCGCCGTTCAACGGCTGGTACCTCGGCACCGAGATCGGCGCCCGGAACCTGGCCGACGAGCAGCGCTACGACCTGCTGCCGGTCGTCGCCGAGCTGATGGGCCTGCCGACGTCGTGCGAGCGCACGCTGTGGCGCGACCGGGCGCTGGTCGAGCTGACCCTGGCGGTCCAGCACTCGTTCGACGCCGCCAGCGTGACCATCGCCGACCACCACACCGAGTCGCGCCGGTTCCTGGCCCACCTCGAACGCGAGGAGCGGGCGGGCCGCCGGTGCCCGGCCGACTGGAGCTGGATCGTGCCGCCGGTGTCCGGTGGCCAGACCGCCGTGTTCCACCGCTACTACGACGAGCCCGACCCGGCGCTGCGCCCGGCGTTCTTGCCGCCCGCGGCCACCGGAGGGTGA
- a CDS encoding flavodoxin domain-containing protein gives MSLVLVAYAGRHGGTRQIAEVIAAELGGTGLTVDVRDAADVAGVEDYAAVVVGSALYYHRWRPEAVRLLERNARALAERPVWLFHSGPCGPGAAGRQVSLPPNVALLAARIDAERTATFGGRLDPATVRGLVPRLFAAGRRAGDFRDWDRIKAWARDVGRRVRTRVSL, from the coding sequence ATGTCCCTGGTCCTCGTCGCCTACGCCGGGCGCCACGGCGGAACCCGGCAGATCGCCGAGGTGATCGCCGCCGAGCTCGGCGGGACCGGCCTGACCGTCGACGTGCGCGACGCCGCCGACGTCGCCGGGGTCGAGGACTACGCCGCGGTCGTCGTCGGCAGCGCCCTGTACTACCACCGGTGGCGCCCGGAGGCGGTCCGGCTGCTGGAGCGCAACGCCCGGGCGCTGGCCGAGCGCCCGGTCTGGCTGTTCCACAGCGGACCGTGCGGCCCGGGCGCCGCCGGACGGCAGGTCAGCCTGCCGCCGAACGTGGCGCTGCTGGCCGCGCGCATCGACGCCGAACGCACCGCGACCTTCGGCGGGCGCCTCGACCCGGCGACCGTGCGCGGCCTGGTCCCGCGCCTGTTCGCGGCCGGGCGGCGGGCCGGCGACTTCCGCGACTGGGACCGGATCAAGGCCTGGGCCCGGGACGTCGGGCGCCGGGTCCGCACCCGCGTCTCGCTCTGA
- a CDS encoding GNAT family N-acetyltransferase, translated as MATVAECPADDGLLLALMTAMTAELIVVYDLPPDAQPRPLAPASRYLLARDGPRAIGCCAVEPVEPGLSELKRLFVAPDARGTDVSGALVAESERLARHQGAVRLRLETGIRQRAAMRLYERAGYRRVPNFPPHESDPESVCYEKALA; from the coding sequence GTGGCCACCGTCGCGGAGTGCCCGGCCGACGACGGGTTGCTGCTCGCCCTGATGACGGCGATGACGGCCGAACTGATCGTGGTCTACGACCTGCCCCCGGACGCCCAGCCCCGCCCACTGGCCCCGGCCAGCCGCTACCTCCTGGCCCGCGACGGCCCCCGCGCGATCGGCTGCTGCGCGGTCGAACCGGTCGAGCCGGGCCTGTCCGAGCTGAAGCGCCTGTTCGTCGCCCCGGACGCCCGCGGCACCGACGTCTCGGGAGCCCTGGTCGCCGAGTCCGAACGCCTCGCCCGCCACCAGGGCGCGGTCCGCCTCCGCCTGGAAACGGGCATCCGCCAGCGGGCGGCGATGCGCCTGTACGAGCGTGCGGGGTACCGGCGGGTGCCGAACTTCCCGCCGCACGAAAGCGATCCCGAGTCGGTCTGCTACGAGAAGGCGCTCGCTTAG
- a CDS encoding cupin domain-containing protein → MPTEPLSRVIVLDQELPAPLATSRVEIRRITIAPGYAAGLHVHNGPVFGSIETGSAVYQIEGGPETVLEPGDVFYEPEGVRIARFDARDEGVTFLGYFLLGDGMTAELVFPDA, encoded by the coding sequence GTGCCGACCGAACCGCTGAGCCGGGTGATCGTCCTCGACCAGGAACTCCCGGCCCCGCTGGCGACCTCGAGGGTCGAAATCCGGCGGATCACCATCGCCCCCGGGTACGCCGCCGGGCTGCACGTCCACAACGGACCCGTCTTCGGCAGCATCGAAACGGGCTCGGCCGTCTACCAGATCGAGGGCGGCCCGGAGACCGTGCTCGAGCCGGGAGACGTCTTCTACGAGCCCGAAGGCGTCCGGATCGCCCGGTTCGACGCGCGGGACGAGGGCGTGACGTTCCTCGGCTACTTCCTGCTCGGCGACGGGATGACCGCCGAACTCGTCTTCCCCGACGCCTAG
- a CDS encoding squalene cyclase — MDVLAWLLDSDPALRWQVERDLAGAPPEVWEATRARVASEGFGARLLAAQDPDGRWAGGAFFPAGFRGDEPQPWTATTWSLNALREWGLDAAVLGGTAGLLAANCRWEYDDLPYWDGEVDCCINAWTLANGLWLGADVAGIAAWFTTHRLPDGGWNCEWVEGSTRSSVHSTLNSLKGLLAYENATGGTPETHEARRGGEEYLLERGLFRRRSTGEPLGPWVHEFGYPMRWRYDVLNAASYAAGERAPRWPWLRLAHRRPPWVRQTHRRPHWGARPERG; from the coding sequence GTGGACGTGCTCGCGTGGCTGCTCGACTCGGACCCGGCCCTGCGCTGGCAAGTCGAGCGGGACCTCGCGGGCGCCCCACCGGAGGTCTGGGAAGCGACGCGCGCCCGGGTCGCGTCGGAGGGGTTCGGCGCGCGGCTGCTGGCGGCGCAGGACCCCGACGGCCGCTGGGCGGGCGGCGCGTTCTTCCCGGCCGGCTTCCGTGGCGACGAGCCCCAGCCCTGGACGGCGACGACGTGGTCACTGAACGCCCTGCGCGAATGGGGCCTCGACGCCGCCGTCCTGGGCGGCACGGCCGGGCTGCTGGCCGCGAACTGCCGGTGGGAGTACGACGACCTGCCCTACTGGGACGGCGAAGTCGACTGCTGCATCAACGCCTGGACCCTGGCCAACGGGCTGTGGCTCGGCGCGGACGTCGCCGGCATCGCCGCGTGGTTCACCACCCACCGGCTGCCGGACGGCGGCTGGAACTGCGAGTGGGTCGAAGGCTCGACGCGTTCGTCCGTCCACTCGACACTCAACTCCCTCAAAGGGTTGCTGGCGTACGAGAACGCGACTGGCGGCACGCCGGAAACACACGAAGCCCGCCGCGGTGGCGAGGAGTACCTCCTGGAACGCGGGTTGTTCCGGCGGCGGTCGACGGGTGAGCCGCTCGGGCCGTGGGTCCACGAGTTCGGCTACCCGATGCGCTGGCGCTACGACGTCCTCAACGCGGCTTCGTATGCCGCCGGCGAACGCGCCCCAAGGTGGCCTTGGTTGCGTCTTGCGCACCGAAGGCCGCCTTGGGTGCGTCAGACGCACCGAAGGCCACATTGGGGCGCTCGGCCCGAACGCGGGTGA
- a CDS encoding MDR family MFS transporter — translation MTTPAATSVKGVGFRSERGPVLVAVMLSTALVALDSTIIATAVPSVVRDLGGFSQFPWLFSIYLLTQAVTVPLYGKFADVLGRRPVMFFGIAAFLIGSVLCGAAWSMPVLIAARAVQGIGAGAIQPMSMTIIGDLYTVEERARVQGYVASVWGVASVVGPTLGGVFAEYLDWRWIFFVNLPLGAIAALMLFRNFAERVERKPHKVDYTGAALLTVGCSLVILGLLEGGVAWAWGSLPSVAIFVVGAAMLVAFVLVEKRAAEPVLPLWVFTRRILVGGNLVAVVVGAVLMGLTSYLPTYAQGVLGAGALVAGFAVAALTVGWPISASLAGKIYLRIGFRDTALIGSVFIIGGGVLVATLGATSSIWSAALAAFVLGIGLGLAASPTLVAIQSVVGWDRRGVVTATNLFSRSLGSAVGAAVFGAIANATLASRFANPPAEVAGKLPPSVDATSLVLGGHSDSPVATFVRGALNDATHYVFVGLLAVAALSVLALLLMPRKTEQLEF, via the coding sequence ATGACGACACCCGCCGCCACCAGCGTCAAGGGGGTCGGCTTCCGTTCGGAACGCGGCCCGGTGCTGGTCGCCGTCATGCTCAGCACCGCGCTGGTCGCGCTGGACAGCACGATCATCGCGACCGCGGTCCCCTCGGTGGTGCGCGACCTCGGCGGGTTTTCGCAGTTCCCGTGGCTGTTCTCGATCTACCTGCTCACCCAGGCCGTCACCGTGCCGCTCTACGGCAAGTTCGCCGACGTCCTCGGCCGCCGCCCGGTGATGTTCTTCGGGATCGCGGCGTTCCTCATCGGCTCGGTGCTGTGCGGGGCCGCGTGGAGCATGCCGGTGCTGATCGCCGCCCGCGCGGTGCAGGGCATCGGGGCCGGCGCGATCCAGCCGATGTCGATGACGATCATCGGCGACCTCTACACGGTGGAGGAACGCGCCCGGGTGCAGGGCTACGTCGCCAGTGTCTGGGGCGTCGCGTCGGTGGTCGGCCCGACCCTCGGCGGCGTGTTCGCCGAGTACCTGGACTGGCGGTGGATCTTCTTCGTCAACCTGCCGCTCGGCGCGATCGCCGCGCTGATGCTGTTCCGCAACTTCGCCGAGCGCGTGGAGCGCAAGCCGCACAAGGTCGACTACACCGGCGCCGCGCTGCTCACCGTCGGCTGCTCGCTGGTGATCCTGGGCCTGCTCGAAGGCGGCGTCGCGTGGGCGTGGGGCTCGCTGCCCAGCGTGGCGATCTTCGTCGTGGGCGCGGCGATGCTGGTGGCGTTCGTGCTGGTGGAGAAGCGCGCGGCCGAGCCGGTGCTGCCGCTGTGGGTGTTCACCCGGCGGATCCTGGTGGGCGGCAACCTGGTCGCGGTCGTGGTCGGCGCGGTCCTGATGGGCCTGACGTCGTACCTGCCGACGTACGCGCAGGGCGTGCTCGGTGCGGGCGCGCTGGTGGCCGGGTTCGCGGTCGCGGCGCTGACGGTCGGCTGGCCGATTTCGGCGTCCCTGGCGGGCAAGATCTACCTGCGCATCGGCTTCCGCGACACGGCGCTGATCGGCAGCGTGTTCATCATCGGGGGCGGCGTGCTGGTGGCCACGCTGGGCGCGACGTCGTCGATCTGGTCGGCCGCGCTCGCGGCGTTCGTCCTCGGCATCGGCCTCGGCCTGGCGGCGAGCCCGACCCTGGTGGCGATCCAGTCGGTGGTGGGCTGGGACCGCCGCGGCGTGGTCACCGCGACGAACCTGTTCAGCCGGTCACTGGGCAGCGCGGTCGGCGCGGCGGTGTTCGGCGCGATCGCGAACGCGACGCTGGCTTCGCGGTTCGCGAACCCGCCGGCGGAGGTGGCGGGCAAGCTGCCGCCGTCGGTGGACGCGACGAGCCTGGTGCTGGGCGGCCACTCCGATTCCCCGGTGGCGACGTTCGTCCGGGGCGCGCTGAACGACGCGACGCACTACGTGTTCGTCGGCCTGCTGGCGGTGGCGGCGCTCTCGGTGCTGGCGCTGCTGCTGATGCCACGCAAGACCGAGCAGCTGGAGTTCTAG
- a CDS encoding CobW family GTP-binding protein — protein MSPIPVVLVAGFLGAGKTTLLNHLLANREGARVGVVVNDFGQVNVDALAVAGQVDTMVSLGNGCLCCAVDASGLDAMLGRLSSAEAGIDVIVVEASGIAEPRDLIRLMIASENPDIRYGGLAEVVDAAEFEAARERHPELADHLRLADLVVLNKADRVSAETLAKLTAVVEELAPGRPLLVTEHGRVDPRLFFDPEPRGERVGQLSFDDLREEHDHAEHLHASYQTVTFTAETPLAPRAFVDFLERRPAGLYRMKGQADFGIDARFHLHTVGGFVQLARSPWPAREPHRTELVLIGAGLDTDAVLAELRGCVAPDPSVVDERGLLHILRYLPDQA, from the coding sequence GTGAGCCCGATTCCCGTGGTCCTCGTCGCCGGGTTCCTCGGCGCGGGCAAGACGACGCTGCTCAACCACCTGCTCGCCAACCGCGAAGGCGCCCGGGTCGGCGTCGTGGTCAACGACTTCGGCCAGGTGAACGTCGACGCGCTCGCGGTCGCCGGCCAGGTCGACACGATGGTTTCGCTCGGCAACGGCTGCCTGTGCTGCGCGGTCGACGCGAGCGGCCTGGACGCGATGCTCGGCCGGCTCTCCTCGGCCGAAGCGGGCATCGACGTCATCGTGGTCGAGGCCAGCGGCATCGCCGAGCCCCGCGACCTCATCCGGCTGATGATCGCCAGCGAGAACCCGGACATCCGCTACGGCGGGCTCGCCGAGGTCGTGGACGCGGCCGAGTTCGAAGCGGCCCGCGAGCGCCACCCCGAACTGGCCGACCACCTGCGGCTGGCCGACCTCGTGGTGCTGAACAAGGCCGACCGGGTGTCCGCCGAAACGCTCGCGAAGCTGACGGCGGTCGTCGAAGAGCTGGCACCCGGCCGTCCGCTGCTGGTCACCGAGCACGGCCGCGTCGACCCGAGGCTGTTCTTCGACCCCGAACCCCGCGGTGAGCGCGTCGGCCAGCTGTCGTTCGACGACCTGCGCGAGGAGCACGACCACGCCGAGCACCTGCACGCGAGCTACCAGACGGTCACGTTCACGGCCGAGACGCCACTGGCGCCCCGCGCGTTCGTGGACTTCCTGGAGCGCCGCCCGGCCGGGCTCTACCGCATGAAGGGCCAGGCCGACTTCGGCATCGACGCCCGCTTCCACCTGCACACGGTCGGCGGCTTCGTGCAGCTGGCGCGTTCGCCGTGGCCCGCGCGGGAGCCGCACCGCACCGAGCTGGTGCTGATCGGCGCCGGCCTCGACACCGACGCCGTCCTGGCCGAGCTGCGCGGGTGCGTGGCCCCGGATCCGTCGGTGGTCGACGAGCGCGGCCTGCTGCACATCCTCCGCTACCTCCCCGACCAGGCCTGA
- a CDS encoding DinB family protein, with amino-acid sequence MTTERPEPPLTGGEREMLRTFLDFHRATLAMKCDGLSDEDLRRAASPPSTLSLLGLVRHMAEVERTWFRRVINAEDIPLRWSAEGDFQAAYDASSSTRAEAFAAWQEEVEHSRKIEEAAESLDVTGHQARWGEDVSLRLVMLHMIHEYARHNGHADFIREAIDGVTGA; translated from the coding sequence GTGACGACCGAACGCCCAGAACCACCCTTGACCGGGGGCGAGCGCGAAATGCTGCGCACGTTCCTCGACTTCCACCGCGCCACCCTCGCGATGAAGTGCGACGGACTGTCCGACGAGGACCTCCGCCGCGCCGCCAGCCCGCCGTCGACGCTGTCGCTGCTCGGGCTCGTCCGGCACATGGCCGAAGTGGAGCGCACCTGGTTCCGGCGGGTGATCAACGCCGAAGACATCCCGCTGCGGTGGTCGGCCGAAGGCGACTTCCAGGCCGCCTACGACGCGAGTTCCTCCACGCGCGCGGAAGCCTTCGCCGCGTGGCAGGAAGAAGTGGAGCACTCCCGCAAGATCGAAGAGGCGGCCGAGTCCCTCGACGTCACCGGCCACCAGGCGCGCTGGGGCGAGGACGTGTCGCTGCGGCTGGTGATGCTGCACATGATCCACGAATACGCCCGGCACAACGGCCACGCGGACTTCATCCGGGAAGCGATCGACGGCGTCACGGGGGCCTAG
- a CDS encoding DUF1015 family protein, whose amino-acid sequence MNDWIRPIGRGWVVRDAVPGPDVDEFAEPDRVADALAAPGAGDTLLAVQHPARTPAALARGLDLAAAVPVARAVLERLRKRSYRPVREVVAPYRIEGPDGVALGLLCLVDPAAVTDDGTARVRHTEDVYPDVVAERAAVLAGLGCATSAALLVPATGGDLLTDEVARACGALGLPDLSTSDAAGRRHDLWVVPAGPLQHRLLAAAGAAELLVADGNHRVAAAAAAGHGSLLALVTAGPELRIGAIHRVLTGTGLGPEDLVSRWSAAGLDVRYDEHAAPVTGEAVVRAGTAVLRVVLPKPEVPGPVIDHEIVERVLFAEALGIDPDGPCSHPLPDGRPVPPDADAVVLLAPVSRADVLAVHAAGRRMPRKATYFTPKPRSGLVLAEL is encoded by the coding sequence GTGAACGACTGGATCCGGCCGATCGGGCGGGGCTGGGTGGTCCGCGACGCGGTCCCCGGTCCCGACGTCGACGAGTTCGCCGAGCCCGACCGGGTGGCCGACGCGCTGGCCGCGCCGGGGGCCGGCGACACGCTGCTGGCCGTGCAGCACCCCGCGCGCACGCCCGCGGCGCTGGCGCGAGGCCTCGACCTGGCCGCCGCCGTCCCGGTCGCCCGCGCGGTGCTCGAACGGCTCCGCAAGCGGTCCTACCGGCCGGTGCGCGAGGTCGTCGCGCCGTACCGGATCGAAGGGCCGGACGGCGTCGCGCTGGGCCTGCTCTGCCTGGTCGACCCGGCCGCGGTGACCGACGACGGCACCGCGCGGGTCCGGCACACCGAGGACGTCTACCCCGACGTCGTGGCCGAGCGGGCCGCCGTGCTCGCCGGGCTCGGCTGCGCGACCAGTGCGGCGCTGCTCGTCCCGGCCACCGGCGGGGACCTTTTGACCGACGAGGTCGCCCGCGCGTGCGGCGCGCTCGGCCTGCCCGATCTGTCCACTTCGGACGCGGCCGGGCGGCGGCACGACCTGTGGGTGGTGCCCGCCGGACCGCTGCAGCACCGCCTGCTGGCCGCGGCCGGCGCCGCGGAACTCCTGGTCGCCGACGGCAACCACCGCGTGGCCGCGGCCGCGGCGGCCGGGCACGGCAGCCTGCTCGCCCTGGTCACCGCGGGCCCGGAGCTGCGGATCGGCGCGATCCACCGGGTGCTCACCGGCACCGGCCTCGGCCCGGAGGACCTGGTCTCCCGCTGGTCGGCGGCGGGCCTGGACGTGCGCTACGACGAGCACGCGGCGCCGGTCACCGGCGAGGCGGTGGTGCGCGCGGGCACGGCGGTGCTGCGGGTCGTGCTCCCGAAGCCCGAGGTGCCAGGACCGGTCATCGACCACGAGATCGTCGAGCGCGTCCTCTTCGCGGAGGCGCTGGGCATCGACCCCGACGGGCCGTGCTCGCACCCGCTCCCCGACGGCCGCCCGGTGCCGCCGGACGCCGACGCGGTGGTCCTGCTGGCCCCGGTGAGCCGCGCGGACGTCCTCGCCGTGCACGCGGCGGGGCGGCGGATGCCGCGGAAGGCCACGTACTTCACGCCGAAGCCGCGCAGTGGACTGGTGCTGGCGGAGCTCTAG